From Calothrix sp. PCC 6303, a single genomic window includes:
- a CDS encoding DUF2330 domain-containing protein, whose amino-acid sequence MKHLKLITSLLITFIITIAFTPAAWAFCGFYVAKADAKLFNQASQVVIARDGNQTVLTMANDFQGEVKDFAIVIPVPTVLKKEEVKVAKAQIIEHLDAFSAPRLVEYFDPDPCTPIPVMAPPSPIGRASEVVNQSANRRERDRALGVTIESRFNVGEYDILILSAKESGGLETWLNRNGYKIPRGAKALLKPYIRQQMKFFVAKVNLDKFEESGYQNLRPLQIAYKSPKFMLPIRLGMINSTSEQDLVAYILSPKGQVEVTNYRTVKIPSDTNIPLFVKAEFTDFYKSMFQTAYTKENKKVAFLEYAWDMGNCDPCSAEPLTNEELQDAGAFWLNQPSEINDPRSFRRPPSNNTFITRLHVRYSRNKFPEDLIFQETSNRESFQGRYVMQHPFTGDLKCQAGKQYKNTLGQRFEKEAQNLAQLTNWNIRDIRQKMKTNGQTTSWLWKL is encoded by the coding sequence ATGAAACACCTCAAGTTAATAACTTCACTCCTAATTACATTTATTATCACCATCGCATTTACTCCTGCGGCTTGGGCATTTTGCGGGTTTTATGTTGCCAAAGCAGATGCCAAACTATTTAACCAAGCTTCCCAGGTGGTGATTGCGCGGGATGGGAATCAAACTGTATTGACGATGGCAAACGATTTTCAAGGAGAAGTCAAAGATTTCGCCATTGTGATTCCAGTTCCCACAGTTTTGAAAAAAGAAGAAGTCAAAGTTGCCAAAGCCCAAATTATTGAACATTTAGATGCCTTCAGCGCCCCTCGTCTGGTAGAATATTTTGATCCTGATCCTTGTACACCAATACCTGTAATGGCACCACCTTCACCTATTGGTAGAGCTTCAGAAGTAGTAAATCAAAGTGCAAATAGGAGAGAACGCGATCGCGCTTTGGGTGTAACTATTGAATCTCGGTTTAATGTCGGTGAATATGATATCCTCATCCTCAGTGCTAAAGAATCGGGAGGTTTAGAAACTTGGCTCAATCGCAATGGTTACAAAATACCACGGGGAGCAAAAGCACTTCTCAAACCCTACATCCGTCAACAAATGAAATTCTTTGTTGCCAAAGTCAACCTCGATAAATTTGAAGAATCCGGCTATCAAAATCTTCGTCCCCTACAAATTGCCTACAAATCACCCAAATTCATGCTACCCATCCGCTTGGGCATGATTAACTCCACCAGTGAACAAGATTTAGTCGCATACATCCTCTCTCCCAAAGGACAAGTCGAAGTCACCAACTACCGCACCGTAAAAATTCCCTCTGACACAAATATTCCCCTATTTGTGAAAGCCGAATTTACCGACTTTTACAAATCCATGTTCCAAACGGCATACACCAAAGAAAATAAAAAAGTCGCCTTCCTCGAATATGCTTGGGATATGGGCAACTGTGATCCATGTTCTGCCGAACCCCTCACCAACGAAGAACTTCAAGATGCAGGAGCATTTTGGCTCAATCAACCATCAGAAATCAACGACCCCAGATCCTTCCGTAGACCCCCTTCTAACAATACCTTTATTACCAGGTTGCATGTTCGTTACAGCCGTAATAAATTCCCTGAAGACTTGATTTTCCAAGAAACTTCAAACCGTGAATCCTTCCAGGGACGATATGTCATGCAACATCCCTTCACAGGTGATTTGAAATGTCAAGCCGGAAAACAGTACAAAAACACCCTTGGACAACGCTTTGAAAAAGAAGCACAAAATCTCGCTCAACTCACAAATTGGAACATTCGAGACATTCGTCAAAAAATGAAAACTAACGGTCAAACAACATCTTGGTTGTGGAAGCTGTAA
- a CDS encoding RnfABCDGE type electron transport complex subunit D: MLLKDTRDYQILFLAAFLILGISTRDWTLQPGFIGIAIASSILTQCFCTWLTNYQADIPLNINIRSPLITSLGLSLLLRADHWTTMVLASVSAIASKFIFTKSEISSSSGVFSPTSSVREKAEGKGVESNLHSPCSPWVERSRNLLPAPLPLLTSTKKHFFNPANFGIITALIFTSDAWVSPGQWGDEWWYALLFLGAGGLILRRVGRWDTTAAFLGVYASLEAIRNIWLGWTWDVCIHRLMSGSLLLFALFMVTDPRSIPNSRRGRVIWATCIAVVTFILRNYFFIPSAVFWALFALAPLTVIIDTFCQEKQFNWETDNSSYLSPTSTLHNLSKS; encoded by the coding sequence ATGCTGCTAAAGGATACACGGGACTATCAAATACTATTTTTGGCTGCGTTTCTGATTTTAGGAATTAGTACGCGAGATTGGACGCTGCAACCGGGTTTCATTGGGATTGCGATCGCATCCTCGATTTTAACCCAGTGTTTCTGTACTTGGTTAACTAATTATCAAGCAGATATACCCTTGAATATCAACATTCGCAGTCCCCTAATTACCTCCTTGGGATTGAGTTTGTTGTTGCGTGCCGACCATTGGACGACAATGGTACTTGCATCCGTGAGTGCGATCGCATCTAAGTTTATCTTCACGAAGTCTGAGATATCCTCATCATCTGGGGTTTTCTCCCCTACCTCTTCGGTGAGGGAAAAGGCAGAGGGGAAAGGTGTGGAGTCCAATCTCCATTCCCCCTGCTCCCCTTGGGTTGAGCGTAGTCGAAACCTGCTCCCTGCTCCCCTGCCTCTTTTGACATCTACCAAAAAGCACTTTTTTAACCCGGCAAACTTCGGCATTATCACAGCCTTAATTTTCACCTCCGATGCTTGGGTTTCTCCTGGACAGTGGGGTGATGAGTGGTGGTATGCACTCCTATTTCTGGGCGCAGGTGGCTTAATTTTGCGGCGCGTGGGGCGTTGGGACACCACAGCAGCCTTTTTGGGGGTTTACGCGTCTCTCGAAGCCATCCGCAATATTTGGCTGGGTTGGACTTGGGATGTCTGCATTCACCGATTGATGAGTGGTTCTTTGCTACTGTTTGCCCTATTTATGGTGACAGATCCCCGTTCCATTCCTAACAGTCGTCGCGGGCGTGTAATTTGGGCTACCTGCATTGCTGTAGTTACATTTATTCTCAGAAATTACTTTTTCATCCCCAGTGCAGTATTTTGGGCGCTTTTTGCCCTGGCTCCATTGACAGTCATCATTGATACTTTCTGCCAGGAAAAGCAATTTAACTGGGAAACAGATAACTCTTCTTATCTTTCTCCCACTTCCACACTACATAATTTATCAAAGAGCTAA
- a CDS encoding GFA family protein, with amino-acid sequence MADGTVLTTYMGGCHCGAVRFSVKTQGEKLTDCNCSICRKKGFLHLIVTKDKFNLLQGEDVLKTYKFNTGIAQHKFCGVCGIHSFYIPRSHPDCIDVNVHCLDENVIDNFEIVAFDGQNWEESIHEIR; translated from the coding sequence ATGGCAGACGGAACAGTCTTAACCACCTATATGGGTGGATGTCATTGTGGTGCAGTTAGGTTCAGCGTTAAGACTCAAGGCGAAAAGCTTACAGATTGTAATTGCTCAATTTGCCGAAAGAAAGGCTTTTTGCACCTAATTGTCACGAAAGATAAATTTAATTTACTCCAAGGAGAAGATGTCTTAAAAACCTACAAATTTAATACGGGAATTGCTCAACACAAATTTTGTGGAGTTTGTGGGATTCACTCTTTTTATATTCCTCGTAGTCATCCAGATTGTATTGACGTGAATGTTCATTGCTTGGATGAAAATGTCATTGATAATTTCGAGATAGTGGCTTTCGATGGGCAAAATTGGGAAGAGAGTATTCACGAAATCAGATGA
- a CDS encoding TIGR03792 family protein encodes MVIELLKFKVPLSEQEEYLQKDAEIWTATLAKYPGFLSKEIWVNSEMPEELTLVIYWETREQWKAIPLDDLTLTETSFVEVMGKSYPILESREYQLKSVNREVLMQDSNY; translated from the coding sequence ATGGTGATCGAGCTACTAAAGTTTAAGGTTCCTTTGTCAGAACAAGAAGAATATCTTCAAAAAGATGCAGAAATCTGGACAGCGACACTAGCAAAATATCCAGGTTTTTTAAGTAAAGAAATATGGGTTAACTCAGAAATGCCTGAAGAGTTAACTTTAGTTATATATTGGGAAACCCGTGAACAGTGGAAAGCCATTCCTCTTGATGACTTGACCCTGACTGAGACTAGTTTTGTTGAAGTTATGGGTAAATCATATCCAATTTTAGAATCACGAGAATATCAACTTAAATCAGTTAATCGAGAAGTTTTAATGCAGGATAGCAACTACTAG